In Electrophorus electricus isolate fEleEle1 chromosome 6, fEleEle1.pri, whole genome shotgun sequence, a single genomic region encodes these proteins:
- the LOC113578021 gene encoding LOW QUALITY PROTEIN: prolyl 4-hydroxylase subunit alpha-1-like (The sequence of the model RefSeq protein was modified relative to this genomic sequence to represent the inferred CDS: substituted 2 bases at 2 genomic stop codons): METVEMKVIIIMISHWIFCGGMNEFYSSTDHMTQLIDLKKDFSESLEHYITALENQTNLLKRAFHGLETVSVDSSEDPERFISNPLTAFRLVRHLKNAGTAIEEVARRNLSEDFSALMSKVDLLPSYTDLEGVVIAMLRLQDLYKLDPQKMTGLENTLNLDPDECFQIAVVAHQNHRFQYGTLWMQETLRKLDKATDAAVTIQQVLQLLASVPLSAGTLPITLGLSQHLLLHDIMDLNLAHLSRLEESLTGWNESQLSISPFDKAPLGHPWYSDYEALCRGEGTKMTPQRQRKMVCRYTTGGGNPRLMYAPAKQEQEWDQPLILRFHDFLTLSEIEVIKGLSRSKLARAKVVDPVTGKKVSTKVRVSKSAWLSEDDSPVVARVNQRTADVTGLDMETAEELQVANYGIGGQYEPHYDSAVGTCXFCFHAIQFXLQRIATVLVYMSDVEVGGATVFPSIGAALRPKMQSAVVWYNLLKSGEEDARTLHAGCPVFLGSKWVANKWIRSRGQEFRRKCSLSRTD, encoded by the exons ATGGAGACAGTGGAGATGAAGGTGATCATTATAATGATATCGCACTGGATTTTCTGTGGTGGAATGAATGAGTTCTACTCATCAACAG ATCATATGACACAGCTTATTGATTTAAAGAAGGATTTTTCTGAAAGTCTTGAACACTACATCACAGCTTTGGAAAACCAGACAAACCTACTCAAAAG AGCTTTTCATGGCCTTGAGACTGTTTCTGTTGATTCCTCTGAAGACCCTGAAAGGTTCATCAGCAACCCCCTCACAGCATTCAGGCTTGTGAGACATCTGAAGAATGCAGGCACAGCCATTGAAGAAGTCGCCAGAAGAAACCTCTCAGAGG ATTTCAGTGCCCTGATGTCAAAAGTTGATCTGCTCCCCAGTTACACTGATTTAGAAGGGGTAGTAATAGCCATGCTTAGACTGCAGGACCTATACAAACTAGATCCACAGAAAATGACTG GATTGGAAAATACTTTGAACCTGGATCCAGATGAATGTTTCCAAATTGCTGTGGTGGCTCACCAGAATCATCGGTTCCAGTATGGGACTCTTTGGATGCAGGAAACCCTGAGGAAGCTTGATAAAGCTACAGATGCTGCAGTAACCATACAGCAAGTTCTGCAACTCCTTGCTTCTGTTCCACTTTCAGCAGGGACTTTGCCCATTACCCTTGGGCTAAGCCAGCATTTACTACTGCATG atATCATGGACCTGAATCTAGCACATCTCAGCAGGCTGGAAGAAAGTCTTACAGGCTGGAATGAGTCAcaactctccatctctccttttGACAAAGCTCCTCTGGGTCATCCATGGTACAGTGACTATGAGGCCTTGTGTAGAGGAGAAGGGACCAAAATG ACCcctcagagacagaggaagatgGTTTGTAGATACACAACAGGGGGAGGGAACCCTCGGCTGATGTATGCCCCTGCTAAGCAGGAGCAGGAGTGGGACCAACCCCTCATCCTCAGATTTCATGACTTTTTGACCCTAAGTGAGATTGAAGTGATCAAAGGACTTTCCAGGTCAAAG cTTGCCAGAGCTAAAGTTGTGGACCCAGTCACAGGGAAAAAGGTTTCCACCAAAGTACGTGTGTCAAAAAG tgcctgGTTGTCTGAAGATGATAGTCCAGTGGTTGCCCGTGTCAATCAACGCACAGCCGATGTGACTGGGCTGGATATGGAAACAGCAGAGGAGCTCCAg gTTGCAAACTATGGAATTGGAGGACAATATGAACCACACTATGACTCAGCGGTGGGCACCTGCTGATTCTGTTTTCATGCTATACAATTTTAGCTGCA AAGAATCGCAACTGTCTTGGTCTAT ATGAGTGATGTGGAAGTGGGAGGGGCCACCGTGTTTCCAAGCATTGGTGCAGCGCTTAGACCTAAAATG CAATCGGCAGTAGTATGGTACAACCTGctgaagagtggagaggaagaTGCCCGAACCCTGCACGCTGGGTGCCCTGTTTTTCTAGGCAGTAAGTGGG TTGCAAATAAGTGGATCCGCTCAAGGGGACAAGAATTCAGGAGGAAGTGCTCTCTGTCCAGGACTGACTGA